In the Lepidochelys kempii isolate rLepKem1 chromosome 4, rLepKem1.hap2, whole genome shotgun sequence genome, GGATGGTAGAATGTCATGGTATTGGATGTAGGTTTATATTTATGGAGAAGGAAACTGCCTATTAACAGAGATAGctggaaattattttttcctgtgaAAACTTTTGAGTTTTCAGCAAATAATcaaaaaacagaatattttgattGGTAATGCTGCCCCAGTGCCTCATGGGGGTTGTAGTTCCGGTGCCTCATCCTCTTCTATAGGGTGGGCTTTTTGGTCAGACTACATCTTCCATCATGCAGCATGATCTTCCCTCTTGGATAGTGTAGGCCAGGCATCACGGCTGCCCTGTGACCCTGGTGcttcatgggaaatgtagtctgggTGGGAAGTTTGCCAGTAGAGGAGATGAGGGAGCATGAGGCAACTGAACTTCAGCTCCCATGTGGCACTGTGAgggcatttcagaatcaaaatctTTCACTTTTAGGCTAAAAACTCAGCTattatttttttggttttcaggcatccaaaaaaactttaaattttccatggaaagcaaacacttttcatgaaaaacagTGTGTCAAAAACtcagttttccattgaaaaacagtttAGATGGAAAACTTTTGACCAGCCCTATATATTATGGtaatttctttctctccctccctgtgagAATTGTTCCCTGTAGTGCATTTACTGGTATCTGTCCTGCCTGGTTTTGATGGGCctttcaccacttcccttgacAGACAGTTCCACAGGCTGCCAGATTTCCAtggcaggaagtttttcctggtgtccaacctccatttcctttttctcATGTGCACTGGGTGACTTCTAGCTAGATTTTCCTTGTGCTCCTTCCTCGTACTCAGTCATTCTCTTCCCTCCATGCAGCTTACAAGTAAAAATACAGCCTTGCtgttccctgccctgctcccaaatttcctttgtgaccttggtcaagtctcTTAACTCCATGTTCTGATTTATCCACTGTCTACAATGGGAGGAATGACTCTTTTCCCTCTTTCAGGGGACCATGTGGGGGGCTGAGGACTTCCTAAATTAAGTTGGTGGAGTACATGGAATTATTAGGTCCAATCAGTGCAATCTCTGGCTTAGAGATCTGACAGCCCCAGGGGGTCCATTTAACTGGGAAGAACTGTAGGATCCTAGTTTTTGGGTTTCCTGAAACATTTTGAATTGGGCTGGAGCAAGGTGGGAAGCCAGCTTTGTGAACTTATATGGGAATATGAACAAAAATCACACTCAGCATGCTTAGTGATTTGACTTTCCAGTGCTCTCTCCTTCTTTCAGTCAACGTCAGTTTCCTCTGAATGAAGGTCTTTCACTGATCCCTCGACAGCATGCTTGGCTGTTCTTTTTATAATCTTGCTTAAAAAAAGACagattgaaaaatgttttaacGGGGTAAAATATTAAGCGTATGTCTGTTTCTGACACACAATATTGTATGTGCATTCTCATTATTTTTTATGTCTTTTTAGGCTCTCTCTCATAATTATGGTATTTGTTAATTACGGAGGAGGAAAATACTGGTTCTTCAGACATCAGAGTTGGAATGGTAAAGTATGGTTCATACATGTAATGCAGTCCTTAGTCACAGAAATGAACAGACCGGGCCAGGTTCTCAGCTAGTGCACATAggtatagctccattgaattcagtggagctacgtcagtttacaccagcaaaggATCTAGCCCCCAGCATCTAGCAGGAGAATATTTCAAAGCACGGTGTGATTGTTCCTGGTATCCGACAATCTTGGGAAGGCTTTATATTGTCACACAACCTTTTTGCTTACATCTTTAACACAGCCACACATTTTGAGTGGCCGTGTTATTATTTAACGCTTATGGTGGTATGACCTAGAGGTGACTGCCAGGTCacgatcccattgtgctaggtgttgtacagatAACATTAATGACAGGCCTGCCCCAGTGATCATGCTTGACGGTCTTGTGTTGTAACACGTTGTGCTGTGCTAATACCATGGTAAATTGTGAAGATCCCATGCCAGAAGTCTTCCCTGTGACACAGCCGTTAATTCAGACAGTGTTTGGGGCAAACAAACTGAAGGGAAAGTGAAGCAGATACAGTCAAAGGAGTAATTATTTGTCAGTATCTCTTAGGATGCTGCTTAAGAATTTGGTTTACTGAATCATTACAAGCATTCTGCAGTTCCTCTGCAGACTTAGAAATGAGGGTCATCATAAGTTCAGTCTTTCGAGGCAATTAAAACTTGTCTAATGATTCCTTTGTAGGCTTAACGCTGGCAGATCTTGTGTTTCCATGGTAAGTCTTTGTGGCgaatattattattttgtattatcatagcgcctaggagccctagtcatggaccagggccctattgtgctaggtactgtataaacacagaacaaaaagtcagtcCCTGTGCCAAAGAACTTACAACAAAGGCAACTGACAGATAGACCGggaaatacaaggaaacaatgagacagtattggtcagcatgatgagCTGTGACCTGAGCACACCAACAGCCGAACCATTGTCAAGGTTTCTGTGGGCTTCACAGCAAAGAAGAGTTTGAAGAAGGATACTCCCTGAAAGGAATAAATGTCTCCCCTTGGTAGACTAGAAGGGCCACACAGTGGAATGCTGCTAAACTGCACTGAAATGCACCTTAAATCCATTTGGAAAATGGATTTTGGGGTGtatgtgtttggggttttttttgtttgtttttttaagcacaGACCAATGAGAGTCTGCTGCTGTGCCAGGGGCAGGGCTAATCTGGTGATGTGATATATGTCCTATGggctagtacaggggtgggcaaactttttggtctgagggccacgtctgggtatggaaattgtatggcgggccacgaaagatcacaaaattgggggttggagtgcgggagggggtgagggctccggctgggggtgcggccagaaatgaagagttcagggtgcgggagggggctctgggctgtggtaggggattgggatgcgggaggggatGCATGCTCCGGCTGGAGGTGttggctctggggttgggccagggatgaggggtttagggtgcaggagggtgctgcaggcttggggtggagcagaggggtttggaatatgggagggggctctgcgcTGAGGCTGTGatgtgggctgggggtgcgggttccagagtggggccagaaataaggagttcagggtgcaggagggggctccaggctggggctgaggagttcagggtgtgggggtgggtgagggctccagctggcggtgagggctctggggtggggctggggatgagatgTTTGGCGTACAGAAGGGTTTGGGGAAGgttccgggctgggaccgaggggttcagagggtgggagggggatcaggctggggcagggggttggggcgcgggaGAAAGTCAGGGATGCAGgttctgggcggcgcttacctcaagcagctcctggaagcagtggcatgttctccttctggctcctacatggaggcgtgGCCAagcggctctgcacactgccccgtccgcagctgccgcccccgcagcttccagaagcagcagcatgctgcccccacccccccgactcctacgtggaggcacggCACTGGCAAgacagctctgcgtgctgccccgtccacaggcgtCACCCCTGCGggtcccattggccacagttcctggccaatgggagctacagagacggtgcttggggtaggggcagcgtgtggagccccctggatgcccctacacataggagccggggcgggacatgccgctgcttccaggagccacagcaTTGGAGTATGTGTGATTAGTCGTGATTCCCCTGAATAGACCCATTTCACAGCTACCTGCATTTCTAGGTTTGTGTTTATCATGGGCACCTCAATTTCACTGTCACTGAACTCCATGCTGAGGCGGGGATGTTCGAAGTGGAAAGTGCTGGGGAAAGCTCTCTGGAGGAGTTTCTTGCTGTTTCTAATAGGCGTCATAATCATCAATCCCAATTATTGCCTTGGACCTTGTAAGTGGAGAGAATTCATTTGTTGTTTGCTTGTCCTTTTTGGAATTTGTAGCTTTCCCATTTTTACCTGGCTGTTTATAGAATGAATATATGATCAGTCCCACCCCATGGACCAACTGTAGGCAGAGGGCAGTTCTCTGCAAGTGCTGTAACAGGCCAAGAATGGTGAGCTGTTCAGCTGTGCTACATAACTCAACAACTGTCTGGTTTAAGGCTGTCTCCTTACTTATAGTcctagattataaagccagaaggcaccattagatcatctagtctgacctcctgtgtaacacaagcTGGAGAATTTAATCCGTTCAGCCATTTATTTGAGCCCAGTAACTGACTGAAGCGTAACTTCCAGAGAGAGAGATCCAGTCCATAGGAGACTGGGACCTCCCAGTTCTTGCTTTTAGACCGTCACGCCTTCCTCTTGTATCCTGATCATAACAACTGTACTCGGACTGTGAAGTTGCAGGGGAGTGGGAAAGGAAAGCCTGGAGTAGGAAAAGTTGTGCTTAAAGGAAGGGGCGCAGTGCAAGTGTGTTGCTTGAGTTTCATGGGACGGTCCTGCCTTgtgcccttctccctccctgtaCAGTGAGGCGGGGTGGGTAGGATATATCCCCAAAGCTGTGGAAGTGGGGCACGAAGTGAGTGCATCACACACCtcctctgggaccctcctacacacagggtccagcctgagcccggaagtctacacagcaatgaaatagctCTGCAATCGGCTTGCAGGGGTCAGCagtgtttttttctttgctgcataGACATTCCCTGAGGCAGCATGAGTACATAGGCCCtaacccaggggtggccaaccggagcctgagaaggagccagaatttaccaatgtgcattgccaGAGAGCCACCgtaataggtcagcagcccccctcttacattgtgtgtgtgtttcctgtaGTGTCTTGGAGTAATCTGCGGATTCCAGGTGTACTCCAGAGACTGGGATTTACCTACCTTGTGGTTGCCGTCTTAGAACTCGGGTTTGCTAAAGCGGTGGCTGAGAATGATCCGTTGGTGAGTGATCCTTGGCTATAGCTCTGTCTTCGATGATGCTGGAGGGGCAGGCTGTAAACACATGTAGGATACACAGCACCATCACATTTGCCTCTTGCACGTGCAGTCTGTTGCTAGATGGTCGCCCCTCCCGTGCCTGCCACTGTATTCCTGTCTCCGGCAGCTCTTGTGTGGTTTTCGGAGCCCTGCTGCACAAGATTAATATCTGTTTAACTGTACAGAGCAGTGCAAGGGGGTTGCTCAGGAACTGAGCAGAGCAGGGTGCATTTCAACTACTCCGCATGGCTAGCCCCAGCTTGGTTGCCATATAAAGGATTATAGAGGTCCTTACGAACTCACTCCTTCCTGATCTGCAATCAATGCCTCTTGGATTCCAAGGGTGCTGAAACACAGGTGTAATTTTGAACTCTAAATTCAGTCCACTGTCCACTTCAAGGCTCCAAATGCCTCCCTCTTCTAGAATTGTTGCATGTCAGTCTGAGCACCACCCTCTGGGCCAGAAGGCAAGGCAGACAGACCGGGCAGTAATGCCCTAAGAAAGCAGGGCTTAGCAGAAACACACTAAGCATGCTGGGACATGACCCTTTCCAATCACTTATAgtgcttttattttaatctttctgACCCCCAACTGAGCCAAGCAAGGGTTTAGTCCATGCTGAATCCAGAGTTTCAAATTTCACCCACTTTAGCATAGCTAGGATTTGTACAACAAGGAAAAGTGCCTTGTTTTCCTGTCTGTGACGCACAGTCTGCAGAAAGGATTTTGCTCAgactttcaaaacaaaatcacTTTTGAAGGCAAACCTGGTGAATGTCAGTTTCAGACATTGTGGGTGTGTGAAAATGATGTTACAATGGAAAGCCTTGCAAACTCTGCAGTTATCACTCCCAACCATCTGCAGTGCCAGGGGACTGTTCGAAAGTGAAAGGTGTCTTTTCCCCAAATGCTCAGTGATCATTTGCCAAttagttttccttttcttccctacCTCTTAAGCAGGAGACCCCGTATTTTGCCCTGCGGGATATCCTGCTCTACTGGCCACAGTGGGTTTTCATTCTGACGCTGGAGGCGATTTGGCTGGGTTTGACCTTCCTGTTAATTGTACCTGGCTGCCCAAAGTAAGTTGAATGCTTGGATTCCTTTTCCTTTGGGTGCTTTCTGTGTGATGTCAGGGGTTATTCTGCTGCATAGGAACCATGTTTCAGTGTGTCTAGCTCTGAGTCAGTAGGAAAAGGGGGTTTCTCAGTGAAACATCCCTTTCCCCACTTTGCAGTGAAGTACTTGGCTTTATGTAGAGGACATCTTTATTACTCACCTAAGTAAGAAGCAGGTTTAAAATCTCCCTCTGAGGTTCTCCTATGgtctccatcactgtagtatctgagcagctcacatCTCTCATGCATgtctcctccctgcacccctgggaGGTACGGGAATGAGGAGCTCTCTTCCCGAAAGGACATCTCAACAAGCTAGTCTTTTCATATGGGCTGAGCTTTCAGGCTGCTGCTGTTGATGCTTGCTGTCTGCTGCCAGCTACATCCCTGCCGCAGCTTGTGTGCTCAGGCAGATGAGGACCTCCCCTCCTTGTAAAGAGATCACGTGCACCTGGGTCCTAGTAATGACGCGTGGTGCTTCTAGCTGAGACAGCCTGGAACTCTCCTTGCTTCTAGAAGTGCCTGGGCTTGTGGGATGCTGGATGGGGACCTTACTAAGCCTGTTCAAAGTACCTTGTTCATCTCTATGCCCCTTCTCAATGAGCTGCTTTCTGAGTGCAGTCAGCATTGGAGATGTCCTCCCCTGCCAGTGCTTGCTTCCCCAGCCACTAGCCTCAGGTGCTGACTAGTCATGTGTGGCCTCTTCTTGCCATTTCCAAGTACAGTCTCTGTTTGACACTGGCTGAGGGTCTCATAGCATCAAGGCACTGGGTTCTGGGGGATTTCTTGTTAACAGCACGTAGCTGCCCACCACGGAGTTTTGTTAGCCACTTGTTTCCAAGTGGCTGCAGCCTGAGGGGTCTCTTGGAGCTCCCCTGTGTTGTCCTTACTGCTGTGGGAGTCCGTGAGCATTTCCTTGCCTTTCGGCACCGATGCTGCACTGGCTTGTTCTGTATTCGGCACATTGTATTCACCCCTGTGCGTCAGACCAGAGGAAGACTCTGCAGCATAAAAAGCTGGGCTGAGTTCCACTGTGCATTGTACCTTCCCAGGGGCTCAAGAGCTGgatttgctggggggggggggcgagggacgaggggctgggctggtggctgggaaGGTGAGCTCTCCCTTTTGGAGTTAAGGGCAAGGCTGGGCAGTGCTGGGCTTTGGCTGCCCTGGTGCTATGGCTTGTTGACAGTTGATCTTGTCTTGATCAGCCTGAGTCTGGCACGTGTCTAGTTTGCCTGTGGGGATTGGCAGTTACAGAGCGCACTGGTGGTAACTAGTTACCAGGTGCTCTGCTTTCCAGGCATTGGCCAGTGTCTCCTCTGGGTTACCCTTCCCCTTGCGACCTGTACCAGGGAAGGAGGTAGTTCGGTGTATGACCTGATTGCCTGTGGGGGTGAGTTTCTGCTTCAGCAGATCCCTAAAGAGCAGCAAAACTTAGCATTGTTGTTCATGCTTAAGCCTTTCAACAGAATAGCGCTGCAAAGACCCATGGCCTTTTGCTTCCTTTCCAGTGGTTACCTTGGCCCCGGTGGCATTGGGGATTTTGGAAAATATCCCAATTGCACCGGAGGAGCAGCCGGTTATATTGATCACTTGCTCTTGGGAGAAAAGCATATTTACCAACACCCATCATCCAATGTGAGTGGCTCTGACTTGCACATAAACCATTGACTTGCTGCAGAGTTAGGTTCTGTGTTTAACATGTCAACAACTTTAATATAAAATTAGCTAAGTTTTCAAGAAGAAAAAGCTACTTCCTTCTTTAAATGCCAACGCTCCCACTCTGTCTGGGATGTGACAGCTAAGAGGGGCTCTTCCTTGCTTAGAAGCTCTCTCCGAAACTTAGTTGACAACTCTGGTGGTACCACTGTGGGAGGTGGAAAGGCTAGACTTGGGAACTGCTGTGGATGGGTGGGGCTGGCCTGGCCTATCTGCAGCTCAGCAAGTTCACCAGCTTTACATCAGCAGCACACTGgcctgggggctgtggggagagggttCTGCTCCAAAGACCATTTCCTTGGGCTGTGTTCTGAGGAGGGATTGTCATACAGTGTAAATGGAATGATTTCAATGTGAAATCTAAATCTGGCATTGACAACAGTCAGGTTTCAGCGGAGGGCTGGGGAAATGGCCCCAGGGTGAGAGAGGGGAGAAGGAAGTTCAGGGCTGGGTGCATATCTTTTTAATCCTAAATCTCTCTTTCTGCAAGGTGCTCTACCAAACAACAGTGGCCTATGATCCCGAAGGCATCTTGGGAACAATTAATTCAATCTTCATGGCGTTTTTGGGACTTCAGGTACCGTCTTTGCTTTTTGAACCTACATTGTCAGCAAGCCTTCGTCTCCCAGAAACAACTGAAGGTGTTTTGTCAAAGGTGGGGGTAAGGGGAAAAAGAGCTTTTCGAGCTGGAGTGGCAGCATCTTCTCTAGAGGTAAGGTTGCAGTCACAGTTCCATTATAAACTAGCCAAACCCTCTGAAAACCTCCTGAGTCCAAGttggcagggcaggaggggccagctggcagaggctttaaatcaaaatttgagGTACATTGACCTGCGTGATTctgaggtttaaaaaaaccaGGTGTTTTGCTCAGTTCTTGAAACCCTTGTTTGTCCTATCTGGGGAGGCCTAGAACCATCGCACCAGTGGCTTGTGGTGAGGTCTGGCAATCACTCGTAGCAGCTGGCTGCTCAGGGGTTCTGAAAGTAAGACTAAAAATGGACTCAGGCTGTTAAATTTAAGCTCATATGTTAGAGAACCTTGGCTGTGGTGTTTCCATCACCGTCCTCATCTCTCAAATGCGCTTAGCACCTGTCGTATGTGTTCGTTTTCCAGAATAGGCGACGGCGCGTTGCCACTCAAACCATTAACATGTCAAAAGTTCCCTCGTAGCCTGTCACTGTCACTTAAAACCGAAAATAACTAGGGGGGTCTCAGATACTAGGTGTGGGGAACAACCTTGTAGTGGCTGACTTTAGATATGTGTATCTGGACTTAGGTGTGATATCCAACCGCCCTAGTTTGTCAGGTAGAATGGCACGCTGCATATCCCATGGAGGAAAGGAGTTCTGCATTGTCCATGGGGTGCCATTAGTTGTGTCTGAATATGAGTTTGAGAAATCGGCTACGTGGATTGGAACTGAAAGGGAGTGTGTGTCCTGAAGGGTCAAGGAGTGCTTTTGGGTATAATGGTATATAGGTGGCAAGGCATGGCCATTTAGGTTGGTGAAAATGTTAATGTTGCCTTGATTGTTCTggattttccttattttttagtTGCCTTAATAGGAGCTGCACTGGAGCAGCTGTAAAAGTTGTGTGGGTGTAGTTACTCACATGGGGtagaaatcagaatttttttgttGCTAAACAAACATCACTTGTTTTTCACCTGAATGCATTCTCCTAGAAGAGTTCCTAATCTCGGTCTTCCAACTGCTTAGCACAAATAAAGCAGTTTAAGCTTCTCCATTCTACTGCAAGTGGCTGGTGGAAAATTCCTGGTATGTTTACTGGTTTTTATGCCTTTGTTTTTTATAGGCAGGAAAAATATTCTTGTTTTACAAAGACCAGCACAAGAAGATAATGAGTAGGTTTTTTATATGGAGTGTAGTCATGGTAAGTAACATCTTTTCTTAGAAGTTTAAATTACTCATTAACAACCACATCTTTTCATGCAGCACAAGCTTTCTATTTCTAAGATGTGCTGCAGTGAAAGTTCATATAAACTCCAAACTCATTATTTCAGGGGATTATTTCTGCTATCTTGACAAAATGCTCTAAAGATGAAGGGTTTATTCCTGCAAATAAGAATCTATGGTAAGTAGAGACATGTAACTTTTTACTATTCAATGTGTTTCTCTCCAGCTATATGGACACAATGTATTTAACTGTAGCAACATCAGTCCATATTGAACTTCTCTAAATATACTTTTATATTCCCATTGAAAATATGTAGGTCAATCTCTTATGTGACAACCTTGAGCTGCTTTGCCTTCATGCTTTTATTGCTGATATACTATCTTGTGGATGTCAAGAGATGCTGGTCAGGTGCTCCATTTTTCTACCCAGGTCAGTAAACTCAAGCATATTTAGTTATCTGTGATGCAATAGGTGGTTTAGTCCTGTCCTTATCAGTAAAATTAACATTCTGTTGCCATGTCAAGCAGCAAGACCTACTGCTAAAATGTTTCCCTTCAAGAATAGTTTTGCAATGAAAAACCTTTGATTAAAAAAGATCCTTAAACtttgatttaattaaaaaactacATTCTCTACATGTTCATACTGCTGTTGGGAGGCAGGTAAGAATTATTAATCACTCTTTAGCTGTGAAGTCAGAGGGGTAAAGTGACTTATTCAAGGCTACAGGGCAAGTTAGTGACAGGAACAACTTGTCTTTGATGCTTAGGATTTCCTGATTCCCTTTCCCGTAAATACtctgccagcccctgctgctacAGCTTGCTCTTAGAATGCAATGGAGTATAGAAttgttttctttgtgtttattttaaggAATGAACTCAATCCTGGTCTATGTTGGGCATGAAGTATTTGAGAACTATTTCCCTTTTAAGTGGAAGATGAAGGACAGTCAGTCCCATGGGGAACACTTGGCTCAGAACCTGGTTGCAACATCAATCTGGGTCATCATATCGTATTTACTCTACCAGAAAAGGATATTCTGGAAAATCTGATTAGGTtaatgatggtctcttctgggaGATAAGATATTGAAGTTGGACTCCCCCGAGATGATGCCATTTCTGGTGGGATTCATTACTAAAAAGGGCTCATGTGTTCAGTTTACATTTCATGGGGAACGGGAATGGAGACTTTCTGGTGCCTAAGGGACAGTATCGTACTGTTTAGCCAAAACACAGGAACTTGCCTGACCTGTGTTGTCTGCCTGTCTTTGTACACAGTACTATGTTTCAGTGCACAGCATGCCGCTATTCTACCTACAATAAACAGATCACCATATTGGATAGCCCTTAACACCTGAACAATTTTAAGACAGTTCTGGCAAGTTGAAGCGTCTTTCATAAAGGGAACTGATATAGATGCTCTGGCTTAACATTTCAAGCCATTACAAACTGACTTTATATGGACCGTGTAGATGGCACAGGTTTTGCCAAACTAGATTTACTTCAAGGCCCTTAACCTCCTTTCAAAGCAACATTCCATGGTAGTCAATGGGAGCCTGATTCAGCCCAACCAGGAAGACTAATGCCACCGATGTTCAATGTAAATTTAGTCTGTTAAAGTGCTTCCTTAGCTGCAATTCTCACACCATGACTCCAGAATAGCTATGGAAGCTACACAAACATTTGACTTCTCAAAgaattttcaaatgatttatttataaaatttgtcTGATCTACCAAAATAAGATTAAGTATGAACTTCAGTTTACATGTACTCTAGGACCGAGTCCCATAACAACATGAGCATGATTAGTTTAGAACAGTCCCTTTGCAACAGCTATGTTGTGTTAAGAGTATATAATACAGCCCTCTGCTTTCTCAGCAAGACACCCTGCTGCACTGTCTGCTCCACTCAGGCCAGCGTCTGAAGTAGCAGTATCTTCTCATTAATGCAGAATCTGTGTAACACCACCATCAGATTCTCCCCGCAGCGTGAGACTTGGCGCTCCATAGCCAAGCGGAAATCCTCTTTGACCCCTTTAGTTATTCCCCGGGTTACTGTGTGATGCCTGAAGTCATCAAGGAAACAAAAGATGACAAAGGAGAATTACTCTGAGCAATAGATGAGGCCTTCATACACACACTTTATTTCAAAGTGCTGTAACATCTACCTTCCATCTCTGAAGAGAGTTAAGATGTTTTCTATACTTTCAAGTGTTCATTTGCTTACTTGAATTTTAAGACAGTTTTGGGATCTTTAAATGCCTTTAGTCTAATGCTTAAATCATCAAGTGTCACTGGTTTTAGCTAGGAGGAATGTCCACTCACTATTCCATGCGGCAACCaccgccctcccccccagcagTGCTTGTCCTGCACTAGGAAGGAAATCGCTCCCAACAACACTTCCCCATTCTAATCACTGTCACTGCAGTTGCAGAGACAAAAGTACAAAAGAGACTAACAAAAGTTTGAGTTCCCACCCCCGCAGCAGGGGGGAATTGGACCTGCCATGGGTTTATCAGGAACAGCAGCATGAAGCTTGCTAGGCTTTTGTCTGTTTCACTTcactgctgctgtggggaagctctGAGGGTGGGTGCAGAAGCGCACATACAAGCCTGGGGGAGCTGATCAGACACTTACACTAACCCAGGAGGCAGTGAGTGCCTTATGTCTAGTATCAGACGGAGGTCAGCAGCTCTCGCTGGAGTTGTCTGTCAGCTTCCAGGCAAAGATCAAAGGTTTCTTTTGATTACAAGTCCAAGACTCATACTTGGAAAAAGCACAATGGTTCTGGTACGGCTGCAACCAAAGTGGTTCTAGCCAGAGCAGGTCATGTGATATCAGCTGTTAATCAGACTGCCATTCTAAGGTCTGTTTTTGCCCCTCAACACCCATTTCCATTCACACAATTTCAGAGCCCACTGTCCTGAACTGCTGCTGTCAGAGAAACGTTCTATAACACGTGAACACTGGGATTCCAAGCTTCACTCGCACTGGGCTTTTAGTGTGGcagtgggttgggttttttggcaGTGGTCCAGGACTGAATATAGAGTCCCTGACCTTGTATCATTAgtccctgctctgggaggaggagggagttgCTGTTTAGCAAATGCCTCAGCACAAATGGGCTCTGGGGGAGAGTCCTGGTGGGAGAGTCAGTGAATTGCTGAAGTTCAGGGAGTAGGAAGGAACTAGGAGCAAATCCAGTTAAAGCGAGGATGGAAAGAGGCAACAACCCATACATatccagagctgggggagggatcaGCCGAAAGGAACGATCTAGAAATTAAACCCCCCAATGAAGCACTGTCCTAAACCAAAACCAGCTATTTAAGTATTTTATCTCCTACACTGAATATTTGTATCAACAAATCGCTCCCTctcaaaaggagagagaaaacttCCCTGGCAATTAAATTAAATAGCAAGTCTATTTTAATACTTTACACAGAAATAGCAAATGGCTCTGCTAGCACTCAACTTAAAGGGAACTAATATCCAGACATCAACTCTTAACATAGTAGAAAATGATTTTAATATGGATATCTTGTTATGACTTTTAATGCTAATGGGAGCCAGGCACTAAAATGCTAACAAGTGGTGCTGAAAATAG is a window encoding:
- the HGSNAT gene encoding heparan-alpha-glucosaminide N-acetyltransferase isoform X1, with amino-acid sequence MAGPGRGWRPSATLCLAVTALSAALLAPGLTQPHDLSRKRPLGLKIDQALLLVHNELIHENLTVSWLSDYCYQCLHQDLVSVPMSNASGKPSIVAVAVDSQHPITLQLNGSRAGREFPRIHYHFGEFGNYSLVVKSFDSSTKMISCNIIVNESPVNSHLPILYAFLIYMGVLSILTVGHVFVIINPVRNWFYKKLHPRDTDHLINSELGSPTRTDSTSSDVPATTWTISQWRLRSLDTFRGLSLIIMVFVNYGGGKYWFFRHQSWNGLTLADLVFPWFVFIMGTSISLSLNSMLRRGCSKWKVLGKALWRSFLLFLIGVIIINPNYCLGPLSWSNLRIPGVLQRLGFTYLVVAVLELGFAKAVAENDPLETPYFALRDILLYWPQWVFILTLEAIWLGLTFLLIVPGCPNGYLGPGGIGDFGKYPNCTGGAAGYIDHLLLGEKHIYQHPSSNVLYQTTVAYDPEGILGTINSIFMAFLGLQAGKIFLFYKDQHKKIMSRFFIWSVVMGIISAILTKCSKDEGFIPANKNLWSISYVTTLSCFAFMLLLLIYYLVDVKRCWSGAPFFYPGMNSILVYVGHEVFENYFPFKWKMKDSQSHGEHLAQNLVATSIWVIISYLLYQKRIFWKI
- the HGSNAT gene encoding heparan-alpha-glucosaminide N-acetyltransferase isoform X2, with amino-acid sequence MSILKLKDLSRKRPLGLKIDQALLLVHNELIHENLTVSWLSDYCYQCLHQDLVSVPMSNASGKPSIVAVAVDSQHPITLQLNGSRAGREFPRIHYHFGEFGNYSLVVKSFDSSTKMISCNIIVNESPVNSHLPILYAFLIYMGVLSILTVGHVFVIINPVRNWFYKKLHPRDTDHLINSELGSPTRTDSTSSDVPATTWTISQWRLRSLDTFRGLSLIIMVFVNYGGGKYWFFRHQSWNGLTLADLVFPWFVFIMGTSISLSLNSMLRRGCSKWKVLGKALWRSFLLFLIGVIIINPNYCLGPLSWSNLRIPGVLQRLGFTYLVVAVLELGFAKAVAENDPLQETPYFALRDILLYWPQWVFILTLEAIWLGLTFLLIVPGCPNGYLGPGGIGDFGKYPNCTGGAAGYIDHLLLGEKHIYQHPSSNVLYQTTVAYDPEGILGTINSIFMAFLGLQAGKIFLFYKDQHKKIMSRFFIWSVVMGIISAILTKCSKDEGFIPANKNLWSISYVTTLSCFAFMLLLLIYYLVDVKRCWSGAPFFYPGMNSILVYVGHEVFENYFPFKWKMKDSQSHGEHLAQNLVATSIWVIISYLLYQKRIFWKI
- the HGSNAT gene encoding heparan-alpha-glucosaminide N-acetyltransferase isoform X6, whose amino-acid sequence is MDPGRGKPSCRGREKEGLLLSYWSADLSRKRPLGLKIDQALLLVHNELIHENLTVSWLSDYCYQCLHQDLVSVPMSNASGKPSIVAVAVDSQHPITLQLNGSRAGREFPRIHYHFGEFGNYSLVVKSFDSSTKMISCNIIVNESPVNSHLPILYAFLIYMGVLSILTVGHVFVIINPVRNWFYKKLHPRDTDHLINSELGSPTRTDSTSSDVPATTWTISQWRLRSLDTFRGLSLIIMVFVNYGGGKYWFFRHQSWNGLTLADLVFPWFVFIMGTSISLSLNSMLRRGCSKWKVLGKALWRSFLLFLIGVIIINPNYCLGPLSWSNLRIPGVLQRLGFTYLVVAVLELGFAKAVAENDPLQETPYFALRDILLYWPQWVFILTLEAIWLGLTFLLIVPGCPNGYLGPGGIGDFGKYPNCTGGAAGYIDHLLLGEKHIYQHPSSNVLYQTTVAYDPEGILGTINSIFMAFLGLQAGKIFLFYKDQHKKIMSRFFIWSVVMGIISAILTKCSKDEGFIPANKNLWSISYVTTLSCFAFMLLLLIYYLVDVKRCWSGAPFFYPGMNSILVYVGHEVFENYFPFKWKMKDSQSHGEHLAQNLVATSIWVIISYLLYQKRIFWKI